Proteins from a single region of Undibacterium sp. KW1:
- the ccoG gene encoding cytochrome c oxidase accessory protein CcoG, which translates to MKHIPIIPVPIEETELALFEERRKIYPRSQTGWFSSWRWVLVFFTQALFYGTAWLNWNDRQAVLFDLVARKFYIFGLVLWPQDFIYLAVLLVISALSLFLFTAIAGRLFCGYACPQTVYTEIFLWIEHKIEGERNARMKLDASPMTARKFSLKFIKHFIWIVLALWTGFTFVGYFTPIRELAIEVGNFTLGPWETFWFLFYGFATYGNAGWMREQVCKYMCPYARFQSAMFDKDTLIVTYDTARGDPRGSRNKKIDHKSQGMGDCVDCGICVQVCPTGIDIRQGLQYECIACGACIDGCDQVMDKMGYERGLIRYTTEHALTRKLDDKAMWKRVFRLRTLIYGSLLGLIILLAAVSLAMHTPLKVDVIKDRGMPKITEAGAIENVYRLQVMNTQESARHYSVAVEGAAGAMIVNSANIEVGSATTKAFPVRVRVPANVLASGSNRIRFVVKDIDAPEVTVTEKAVFTVPR; encoded by the coding sequence GGCGCTTTTTGAAGAACGCCGGAAAATTTATCCGCGTTCGCAAACTGGCTGGTTCTCTTCTTGGCGCTGGGTGCTGGTGTTTTTTACCCAGGCTTTGTTTTACGGCACAGCCTGGCTGAACTGGAATGACAGGCAAGCAGTTTTATTTGACCTGGTTGCCCGCAAGTTTTATATTTTTGGCCTGGTGTTATGGCCCCAGGATTTTATCTACCTGGCAGTCTTGCTGGTCATTTCAGCCTTGAGTCTGTTCTTATTTACTGCCATCGCAGGCAGGTTATTTTGCGGCTATGCCTGCCCGCAAACCGTATACACCGAGATTTTCTTGTGGATAGAACACAAGATAGAAGGTGAGCGCAACGCAAGAATGAAGCTTGATGCTTCACCTATGACGGCGCGCAAATTCTCGCTCAAGTTCATCAAGCATTTCATCTGGATAGTACTGGCATTGTGGACAGGTTTTACCTTTGTCGGTTATTTCACTCCCATACGTGAGCTGGCGATAGAGGTCGGCAATTTTACCCTGGGTCCATGGGAGACTTTCTGGTTTCTGTTCTACGGTTTTGCCACTTATGGTAACGCTGGCTGGATGCGCGAGCAGGTTTGCAAATACATGTGTCCTTATGCGCGCTTCCAGAGCGCGATGTTTGATAAAGACACGTTGATCGTTACTTACGATACTGCACGCGGGGATCCGCGCGGATCCAGAAACAAAAAAATTGATCACAAATCCCAGGGTATGGGTGATTGTGTCGATTGCGGCATCTGTGTGCAGGTTTGCCCTACGGGCATTGATATCCGTCAGGGCCTGCAATATGAATGCATCGCCTGCGGTGCCTGTATTGATGGCTGTGATCAGGTCATGGACAAGATGGGTTATGAGCGTGGCCTGATACGCTATACCACCGAACATGCGCTGACCAGGAAACTGGATGACAAGGCCATGTGGAAGCGGGTATTCCGCCTGCGTACCCTGATTTATGGTAGCTTGTTAGGGCTGATTATATTGCTGGCGGCTGTATCCCTTGCAATGCACACTCCCTTGAAAGTTGATGTCATCAAAGACCGTGGCATGCCAAAAATAACTGAAGCGGGTGCAATTGAAAATGTCTATCGCCTGCAAGTCATGAACACCCAGGAGTCGGCGCGGCATTATAGTGTGGCGGTAGAGGGTGCTGCTGGCGCAATGATCGTCAACTCTGCGAACATTGAAGTTGGCTCTGCGACTACGAAGGCATTCCCGGTCAGGGTCAGGGTGCCAGCCAATGTATTGGCAAGCGGCTCTAACCGCATACGTTTTGTCGTTAAGGATATTGATGCGCCAGAAGTAACGGTGACTGAAAAAGCCGTGTTTACTGTTCCACGTTAG
- a CDS encoding FixH family protein gives MEASLMPPKSRRDTWYKEPWLLLVAGGPAFVVCASLYTGYIAMHGADKVVAEDYYKQGLMINKDIQRDAKARELQLNAYINADFAKGKIVLQVSGKGDLPETIQLSLANAAVGGNSVSEVIRRLPMKRTATGQYEGDLKLMPSAGEQAVKLFHIKLETTDWRLTGDWFDPGQKPVQLNAAK, from the coding sequence ATGGAAGCCAGTCTGATGCCCCCAAAATCCAGGCGTGATACCTGGTACAAAGAACCCTGGTTGCTGCTGGTGGCTGGTGGCCCGGCCTTCGTGGTTTGTGCGAGTCTATATACCGGTTATATCGCCATGCATGGTGCTGACAAGGTTGTCGCCGAAGATTATTATAAGCAGGGCCTGATGATCAACAAAGATATACAGCGTGACGCCAAGGCCAGGGAGTTGCAACTGAATGCCTACATCAATGCAGACTTTGCCAAAGGCAAGATCGTATTGCAAGTCAGTGGCAAGGGTGATTTGCCTGAGACCATACAACTGAGCCTCGCCAATGCGGCAGTTGGCGGTAATTCGGTGAGTGAAGTGATACGTCGCTTACCGATGAAGCGTACGGCCACCGGTCAATATGAAGGTGACCTCAAACTGATGCCAAGTGCCGGAGAACAAGCTGTAAAACTGTTTCATATCAAACTGGAGACCACAGACTGGCGCCTGACCGGTGACTGGTTTGATCCAGGACAAAAACCAGTGCAACTGAATGCCGCAAAATGA
- the hemN gene encoding oxygen-independent coproporphyrinogen III oxidase, whose translation MKMNEPAAFPAIEIPEALIRRFDSLGPRYTSYPTADRFAETFTAESYILYLEERSRLLNKPPLSLYIHIPFCASLCYYCACNKVITKDHGRSAKYLEYLAKELKLVTGHLHARETLSQLHLGGGTPTFLSHAELRQLMHLLREHFDFTADAEISIEIDPRTVTTETLQLLAELGFNRTSLGVQDFNEEVQKAVHRIQPYEMVAATVADSRVCGFQSINFDLIYGLPKQNLESFSQTLDQVIALSPARIALYNYAHLPTRFKPQRRIAEADLPSAEQRLQIFLMSIRRLLAEGYVYIGLDHFAKPDDSLALATLDGSLHRNFQGYTTRADCDLIALGLSAIGKVGASYGQNLRTLDEYYASLDKGILPVEKGYHLDVDDILRRQVIMSLMCSNTLNFKYLEMQYGISFPDYFADELQRLQDYAIEGIVLVDDVSISIPAKGRLFVRALAMVFDRYLSQQSGARYSKLI comes from the coding sequence ATGAAAATGAACGAACCGGCTGCATTTCCAGCAATAGAAATTCCAGAAGCACTGATACGCCGTTTCGACAGCCTGGGCCCCCGTTACACGTCTTATCCCACGGCAGACAGATTTGCAGAAACTTTCACGGCAGAGTCCTACATACTCTATCTGGAAGAACGCAGTCGTTTGCTGAACAAACCGCCATTATCGCTATACATACACATCCCGTTTTGTGCATCGCTGTGTTATTACTGCGCCTGCAATAAAGTCATCACTAAAGACCATGGAAGGTCGGCCAAGTATCTTGAATACCTGGCCAAGGAATTGAAGCTGGTAACTGGGCATTTACATGCACGCGAAACCCTGAGTCAGTTGCATCTTGGTGGCGGTACGCCGACCTTTCTCAGTCATGCCGAATTGCGCCAGTTGATGCATCTGTTGCGCGAACATTTTGACTTCACCGCTGATGCCGAAATCTCCATAGAGATAGATCCGCGTACTGTCACTACCGAAACCTTGCAGTTACTGGCAGAGCTGGGTTTCAACCGCACCAGTCTCGGTGTGCAGGATTTCAATGAGGAAGTACAAAAGGCAGTGCACCGCATACAGCCTTACGAAATGGTGGCTGCTACAGTGGCAGATAGCCGGGTCTGCGGTTTTCAATCCATCAATTTTGATTTGATCTATGGTCTGCCGAAACAGAATCTGGAAAGTTTTTCTCAGACGCTGGACCAGGTCATCGCACTGTCTCCTGCCCGCATTGCGCTATATAACTATGCACACCTGCCCACGCGCTTCAAGCCTCAGCGCCGTATCGCCGAAGCCGACTTGCCGTCTGCAGAGCAGCGTCTGCAGATTTTCCTGATGTCGATACGGCGCTTACTGGCTGAGGGGTATGTCTATATAGGCCTTGATCATTTTGCCAAACCGGACGACAGTCTGGCACTGGCGACTCTGGATGGCAGCCTGCACCGGAACTTTCAGGGTTACACGACGCGGGCAGATTGCGATCTCATCGCCCTGGGCTTGTCAGCGATAGGCAAAGTGGGGGCATCTTATGGTCAGAACCTGCGCACGCTGGATGAATACTATGCGAGCCTGGATAAAGGTATATTGCCTGTAGAAAAAGGTTATCACCTCGATGTCGATGACATCTTGCGTCGTCAGGTCATCATGAGCCTGATGTGCAGCAATACCCTGAATTTCAAATACCTTGAAATGCAATACGGCATTTCTTTCCCTGACTATTTTGCAGATGAGCTGCAGAGGCTGCAAGACTATGCAATAGAGGGTATCGTCCTGGTGGATGATGTCAGTATCAGTATCCCAGCCAAAGGCCGCTTGTTTGTACGCGCACTCGCGATGGTTTTTGACCGTTATCTGTCACAGCAATCAGGTGCCAGATACTCCAAACTGATCTGA
- a CDS encoding sulfite exporter TauE/SafE family protein produces MLTLPLVFAAMTAGAIGGVHCAGMCGGISMLLTQSRQKSYGSGGKIIPIALAGQRAAKQASFGVPVSLQYQIMLQGGRISTYMIAGAVLGGLGAAGLLFKPYLPVQQIMFVLGNLMLILLGLRVLGCLPRLPFLQNVLANLHAGLTDRLPLLRQVTRHPFLMGMGWGCLPCGLLYGVAPFALLSGDAWSGAALMLVFGLFALPHLLLTQAVMQQAQNNAIMRGLRYLGAAILLGIGGFGLWYFDMKDMPSFLCLVPAA; encoded by the coding sequence ATGCTGACCCTTCCTTTGGTATTTGCCGCGATGACAGCCGGTGCCATAGGTGGGGTGCATTGCGCTGGCATGTGTGGTGGCATCTCCATGTTGCTGACACAGTCCAGGCAGAAGTCTTACGGGAGCGGCGGCAAAATTATTCCTATTGCCCTGGCAGGGCAGCGGGCGGCAAAACAAGCTTCTTTTGGTGTGCCGGTCAGTTTGCAATATCAAATCATGCTGCAAGGTGGGCGCATTTCTACCTATATGATTGCCGGTGCTGTGCTCGGCGGCCTGGGCGCAGCGGGTTTGTTATTCAAGCCTTACCTGCCAGTGCAGCAAATCATGTTCGTTCTTGGTAACCTGATGCTGATACTGCTAGGCTTGCGCGTGCTGGGTTGTTTGCCACGTCTGCCTTTTTTGCAAAATGTACTGGCAAACCTGCATGCAGGGCTGACTGACAGGCTACCATTATTACGTCAGGTGACGCGACATCCATTCTTGATGGGTATGGGTTGGGGCTGCCTGCCTTGCGGTCTTTTGTATGGCGTGGCGCCATTTGCCTTATTATCTGGCGATGCCTGGTCTGGTGCTGCGCTGATGCTGGTGTTTGGTCTGTTTGCGTTACCGCATTTATTGCTGACCCAGGCAGTCATGCAGCAGGCGCAAAATAATGCCATCATGCGTGGCTTGCGCTATTTGGGTGCTGCAATTCTGTTGGGAATAGGTGGATTCGGACTTTGGTATTTTGATATGAAGGATATGCCATCCTTCCTGTGCCTGGTGCCAGCAGCTTAG
- a CDS encoding flagellar basal body rod C-terminal domain-containing protein, producing the protein MSVSALNSGLSGLQAYARALDSSGHNVANASTAGFVPQQVSFQEQPAGGVIANISKEGSSLASQEQSGTDLNTEIVQSLQFKTGFDLSAKIIKTKDELLGTLIDIKA; encoded by the coding sequence ATGTCAGTTTCAGCACTCAATAGTGGCCTTTCAGGACTCCAGGCTTATGCCCGTGCACTCGATAGTTCTGGTCACAATGTGGCGAATGCGAGTACGGCAGGCTTTGTTCCGCAACAAGTCAGCTTTCAAGAGCAGCCTGCTGGTGGTGTGATTGCCAATATCAGTAAAGAAGGCAGCAGTCTGGCCTCGCAAGAACAGAGCGGCACTGACCTGAACACTGAAATCGTGCAATCCCTACAATTCAAGACAGGTTTTGACCTGTCTGCGAAAATTATCAAAACGAAAGATGAGTTACTGGGCACACTGATTGACATCAAGGCCTGA
- a CDS encoding IS30 family transposase → MTYTHLTQEERYQIYILKKAGHRQSEIAEVMGRSRSTISREIKRNSGGRGYRPKQAQQRSLDKQARKNGVTISAETWAFAEDRLRAYWSPEQISGYLRANALPGVSHESIYWRIYADKQRGGTLHKTLRCQKIRKKRYGNRERRGTILNQISIEERPAIVDTLKRYGDWEGDLVVGANHQQALVTLNERKSRYTLLEKVTRKTAEAVTDTIISLLAPFSELVHTLTTDNGKEFAQHERIAQSLNVQYFFAHPYCSWERGANENMNGLIRQFFPKKMCFESITTQDMTDAMDYLNHRPRKCLGYKTPHEVFMAQIQSH, encoded by the coding sequence ATGACATACACACATCTTACCCAAGAAGAACGATACCAGATTTATATACTGAAGAAGGCAGGACATAGGCAAAGTGAGATAGCAGAGGTGATGGGGCGTAGCAGATCGACGATCAGTCGAGAGATCAAACGCAATAGTGGTGGTCGTGGATACCGCCCAAAACAGGCTCAACAACGCAGTCTCGACAAGCAAGCCAGAAAGAATGGTGTGACTATTTCCGCTGAGACATGGGCATTTGCAGAAGACAGGTTGAGAGCGTATTGGAGCCCGGAACAGATCAGCGGCTATCTCCGTGCCAATGCTCTTCCTGGAGTGAGTCACGAAAGCATTTATTGGCGAATCTATGCGGACAAGCAACGAGGTGGCACGTTACACAAAACCTTGCGCTGCCAGAAGATACGCAAGAAGCGCTATGGAAATCGTGAACGACGCGGCACCATACTCAACCAGATTTCGATTGAAGAGCGCCCAGCGATTGTGGACACGCTCAAGCGCTATGGGGACTGGGAGGGTGATCTTGTTGTCGGCGCGAATCACCAGCAAGCGCTGGTCACGCTCAATGAGCGCAAATCGCGCTACACCTTGCTAGAAAAAGTGACCCGCAAAACTGCTGAGGCGGTGACGGATACCATTATCTCTTTGCTAGCGCCTTTTTCTGAATTAGTGCATACGTTGACGACCGACAATGGTAAGGAATTTGCTCAGCATGAACGTATTGCTCAGAGCCTCAATGTGCAGTATTTCTTTGCCCATCCTTATTGCTCTTGGGAGCGCGGCGCTAACGAAAACATGAATGGTTTAATACGGCAGTTTTTTCCGAAGAAAATGTGTTTTGAATCTATCACAACGCAAGACATGACTGACGCTATGGACTACTTGAATCATCGACCTAGAAAATGTCTTGGCTACAAAACACCGCACGAAGTTTTTATGGCTCAGATACAATCGCACTAA
- a CDS encoding sensor histidine kinase — protein sequence MIFRDITERKVAKEKMALYHDELTQLSSALQSIREEERKHIARELHDDLGQLLAALRMDLSLLQRDSVLTGKTQQTINSMDQLLLTSITTLRRIATDLRPRALDEGGLYFALQTLQKDFSQRHGITCDLLANEEQLTLDDAHSTAIFRIVQESLTNVVRHADATEVQITFERSPDSLSFSIIDNGKGIEADEMRKSRSFGLVGMRERVKAMHGEFLVDSQPGEGTQLKINLPLS from the coding sequence GTGATTTTCCGCGACATTACCGAACGCAAGGTCGCCAAAGAAAAAATGGCACTTTATCACGATGAATTGACACAGTTATCATCAGCACTGCAAAGCATACGCGAGGAAGAACGCAAGCACATTGCCCGCGAACTGCATGATGATCTCGGCCAGTTACTGGCCGCGTTGCGCATGGATTTATCGCTGCTGCAAAGAGACAGTGTGTTGACAGGCAAGACCCAGCAAACCATCAACAGCATGGATCAACTGCTTCTGACTTCAATTACCACACTGAGACGCATCGCCACCGACCTCAGGCCGCGCGCACTGGATGAAGGTGGACTCTATTTTGCCTTGCAGACCCTGCAAAAAGATTTTTCCCAGCGCCATGGCATTACCTGCGACCTGCTGGCAAACGAAGAGCAACTGACACTCGACGATGCGCACAGCACAGCAATCTTCCGTATCGTCCAGGAATCGCTGACGAATGTAGTCAGGCATGCAGATGCCACAGAAGTGCAAATTACTTTCGAACGTAGCCCGGACTCACTGAGCTTCAGCATTATCGACAATGGCAAAGGCATAGAGGCAGATGAGATGCGTAAATCACGTTCTTTTGGCCTGGTTGGCATGCGTGAACGCGTCAAAGCCATGCACGGCGAATTTCTGGTTGACAGCCAGCCAGGAGAAGGAACGCAACTGAAAATCAATTTGCCATTAAGTTAA
- a CDS encoding MASE3 domain-containing protein, translated as MANDYPGMVKARWIAGLLALLSAILWLNHATLSTIQMPAPLPVHTVLETITIVIFTSVFIVCWNAFGGARKKSSVILAVAFLCTAILGFMHAISFQGMPGFPDAEDMHKSLLFWLLSRSFIATTLLGLTLAPEDSEVSPAQAYFVLIAGLIATAGWMMMVFALPHLLPLTYIQGEGQTSFKIACEAGLIAINLFTAYQLNKRGKAISGSAGPGKQAERLQIERAPLFLAAILLAVSEVYFAIYADGNDVFVAIGHVFQLMAAIAIYRGMVSVNIHTPYASLAETSQNLARSAEELSIERERLSRMIDTAIDGIITINESQSIILVNPAAAATFGYEVDDLMGASLDLVLPERHRKVHGKHVQQFGETGETRRKMGGTLMIFMSPASNPMVKNFPSRLQFPAR; from the coding sequence ATGGCTAATGATTATCCCGGTATGGTAAAAGCACGATGGATAGCAGGTTTGCTGGCCTTGCTGTCAGCCATTTTATGGTTGAACCACGCAACCCTGTCCACCATACAGATGCCTGCACCCCTGCCTGTACATACCGTGCTGGAAACGATCACCATCGTGATTTTCACTTCGGTATTCATCGTTTGCTGGAATGCCTTTGGCGGCGCCAGGAAAAAGAGCAGCGTTATCCTGGCTGTCGCGTTCTTGTGCACTGCCATTCTGGGCTTCATGCATGCAATCAGTTTCCAGGGCATGCCCGGCTTCCCAGATGCCGAGGACATGCACAAGTCCCTGCTGTTCTGGCTGCTGTCACGCTCATTCATTGCCACTACGCTGCTTGGCCTGACATTGGCCCCTGAGGATTCAGAAGTCAGCCCGGCCCAAGCTTATTTCGTCTTGATTGCAGGCTTGATAGCAACTGCCGGATGGATGATGATGGTGTTCGCACTGCCGCATCTGCTGCCGCTAACTTATATCCAGGGTGAAGGGCAAACTTCTTTCAAAATAGCCTGTGAAGCAGGTCTGATCGCCATCAATCTGTTCACAGCCTATCAATTGAACAAACGGGGCAAGGCCATTTCAGGCTCTGCTGGACCTGGTAAGCAAGCTGAGCGCCTGCAAATAGAACGTGCGCCCCTGTTTCTTGCGGCTATCCTGCTGGCCGTTTCAGAGGTGTATTTTGCCATCTATGCTGACGGCAATGATGTCTTCGTCGCCATCGGCCATGTGTTCCAGTTAATGGCAGCCATTGCCATTTATCGTGGCATGGTCTCTGTGAATATCCATACGCCTTATGCCAGTCTGGCAGAAACCAGCCAGAATCTGGCCCGCTCGGCAGAGGAGCTCAGCATAGAGCGAGAACGTCTGAGCCGCATGATAGATACAGCCATCGATGGCATCATCACCATCAACGAATCGCAATCCATCATCCTCGTCAATCCTGCCGCTGCTGCCACTTTCGGTTATGAAGTTGATGATCTGATGGGGGCTTCACTTGATCTTGTATTACCAGAGCGCCACCGCAAGGTACATGGCAAACATGTACAGCAGTTTGGTGAAACTGGCGAAACCCGCAGAAAGATGGGGGGAACTTTGATGATTTTTATGTCACCGGCGTCAAATCCAATGGTGAAGAATTTCCCATCGAGGCTTCAATTTCCAGCCAGATAG
- a CDS encoding universal stress protein produces MPYKTILVHVDESERSNFRIRVAAEIAKADEAHLTGTAVTGVSRFIYQDGNISANDPNLSIHLNFLRERAEKAVANFNHQAQALGVNSYESMIANDEAGGGVGLQARYSDLVVIGQTNRDEPSPSVLPDFPEYLIMNSGRPILIIPYVGDFTTVAKRPLIAWDASRESTRAITDAIPLLRRADMVNVAIFNPKAVPDSHGEQPGADIALYLARHGIKVEVGVHKTSTDIGNALLSLSHDQDNDLLVMGGYGHSRFREMIMGGVTRTILQSMTLPVLMSH; encoded by the coding sequence ATGCCATACAAAACCATACTGGTTCATGTCGATGAATCTGAACGTTCCAACTTCCGTATCCGTGTTGCGGCAGAAATTGCCAAGGCTGACGAAGCCCATCTGACTGGAACTGCCGTCACCGGTGTTTCCCGTTTTATCTATCAGGATGGCAATATCAGTGCCAACGATCCCAATCTGAGCATACATCTGAATTTTTTAAGGGAACGCGCAGAAAAAGCTGTCGCCAACTTTAACCATCAAGCCCAGGCTTTAGGCGTCAATTCTTATGAAAGCATGATCGCCAATGATGAAGCCGGTGGTGGAGTTGGCCTGCAAGCAAGGTATAGCGACCTGGTAGTCATAGGCCAGACCAATCGTGACGAGCCCTCGCCCTCGGTATTGCCTGATTTCCCTGAATACCTGATCATGAATTCAGGCCGCCCCATCCTGATCATTCCTTATGTAGGTGATTTCACGACAGTCGCAAAACGCCCCCTGATTGCCTGGGATGCCAGCCGTGAATCTACCCGCGCGATCACCGATGCAATCCCCCTGCTGCGTCGCGCCGACATGGTCAATGTCGCAATCTTCAATCCCAAGGCAGTACCTGACAGTCATGGCGAGCAACCTGGTGCCGATATTGCCCTGTACCTGGCAAGACACGGTATCAAGGTAGAAGTTGGCGTGCATAAAACATCTACCGATATCGGTAATGCACTATTGTCGCTGTCACACGATCAGGACAATGATTTGCTGGTCATGGGTGGCTACGGTCATTCGCGCTTCCGTGAAATGATCATGGGTGGGGTTACCAGAACCATCCTGCAAAGTATGACGCTGCCAGTGCTGATGTCACATTAA
- a CDS encoding helix-turn-helix domain-containing protein produces MTIAAFTTSTSSLPSVTSKTAFPAISNEAGWRCHGNLWSNLREVCELLRIPTPAASADEEVLFQHVRFKAGQRIHTIGQDFDTLYIVNSGFLKTVLLDEYGNEQVLSFPMKGDLLGIDGIHNQHHASEAVALSDCDIILLPYKTFSALGRTYVELEQAMFSVMSRELVREQIMIGMLSALSAEAKVARFLTTLGERFSQLGYSGKSFNLRMTRHEIGSYLGLTLETVSRTLSAFNEMGLISVDQRQIALNDVPALKTLRRLPPAKARIKVSEKVSALVGKNLLPQWGKEVAVALN; encoded by the coding sequence ATGACTATAGCAGCCTTCACCACCAGTACAAGCAGCCTGCCTTCAGTTACCAGCAAAACTGCCTTCCCGGCCATTTCCAATGAAGCTGGCTGGCGTTGTCATGGCAATCTCTGGTCCAACCTGCGTGAAGTATGCGAACTCTTGCGCATCCCTACCCCAGCTGCGTCAGCAGATGAAGAAGTACTGTTCCAGCATGTACGCTTCAAAGCTGGTCAGAGAATCCATACCATAGGCCAGGATTTTGACACTCTTTACATCGTCAATTCAGGTTTCTTGAAAACGGTACTGCTTGACGAATACGGTAACGAACAAGTCCTGAGCTTCCCCATGAAAGGCGATTTGCTCGGCATAGATGGTATACACAACCAGCACCACGCTTCGGAAGCAGTGGCCCTGTCCGACTGTGACATCATACTGCTGCCCTATAAAACATTCTCTGCACTGGGCCGCACCTATGTAGAACTGGAACAAGCCATGTTCAGCGTCATGAGCCGCGAGCTGGTGCGTGAACAAATCATGATAGGCATGCTCAGCGCACTGAGTGCTGAAGCCAAGGTTGCCCGCTTCCTGACGACACTCGGTGAACGTTTCAGCCAACTGGGTTATTCTGGCAAGTCCTTCAATCTGCGCATGACACGACATGAGATAGGCAGCTACCTGGGCCTGACCCTGGAAACTGTTAGCCGCACTCTATCAGCCTTCAACGAAATGGGTCTGATCAGCGTAGATCAGCGTCAGATCGCCCTGAACGATGTGCCCGCGCTGAAAACCCTGCGTCGCCTGCCACCAGCCAAGGCACGCATCAAGGTCAGCGAAAAAGTGTCGGCTTTAGTTGGTAAGAATTTGCTGCCGCAATGGGGCAAAGAAGTTGCTGTCGCCTTAAATTAG
- a CDS encoding response regulator: MNLYILEDSVLIQNRLIRLVEEVPGMHVLGVASDMGSAYQALLGNDADALILDIQLADGNGLQLLKNIKQSKPSIKVVVLTNHVTEDNRLHAMRAGADGFLDKSTDFSLLQDYLLRWQQPDSNHQIN, encoded by the coding sequence ATGAACCTGTACATCCTTGAAGATTCAGTCCTGATTCAGAACCGCCTGATACGGTTAGTCGAAGAAGTGCCTGGCATGCATGTACTGGGAGTGGCAAGCGACATGGGTAGCGCTTATCAGGCACTGCTGGGCAATGACGCAGACGCTTTGATACTCGACATACAGCTTGCCGACGGCAACGGTCTGCAATTATTGAAAAATATCAAGCAAAGCAAGCCCAGTATTAAAGTTGTAGTACTGACAAATCATGTAACTGAAGACAACCGTCTGCATGCAATGCGGGCTGGCGCAGACGGCTTCCTTGATAAATCGACGGACTTTAGCCTGTTACAAGATTATCTGCTGCGCTGGCAGCAACCAGATTCAAATCATCAAATCAATTAA
- a CDS encoding response regulator transcription factor gives MTRILIADDHTIMREGLKRILDGIEDIQVVAEAVDGFDTLEKVRNTEFDVLLMDLSMPGRSGVDLIRQIKDEFPKLPILILTMHEEEQYAVRAIRAGARGYLTKESAGTQLVTALRKVASGRPYISIEVAEQLAMSAMPADDSQPHTSLSDREFEVFTHLVKGKSITEIGEILHLSVKTVSTHKTRIMQKMNMSNLSDLVQYAVAHHLLQPQA, from the coding sequence ATGACCCGCATCCTGATTGCCGACGACCACACTATCATGCGTGAAGGACTGAAACGCATACTTGATGGCATAGAAGACATACAGGTAGTTGCCGAAGCAGTTGATGGTTTCGATACACTGGAAAAAGTACGTAATACCGAATTTGATGTCTTGCTCATGGACTTGTCCATGCCCGGACGTAGCGGCGTTGACCTGATACGCCAGATCAAGGATGAATTTCCCAAATTGCCCATCCTGATACTGACCATGCATGAAGAAGAACAATATGCCGTGCGTGCCATACGTGCTGGCGCACGCGGTTACCTGACCAAGGAAAGTGCAGGGACGCAACTGGTCACCGCCTTGCGCAAGGTTGCTTCCGGGCGCCCGTACATCAGCATAGAAGTGGCCGAACAATTGGCCATGAGCGCCATGCCTGCAGATGACAGCCAGCCACACACCAGCCTGTCTGACCGTGAATTTGAAGTATTCACCCACCTGGTGAAAGGCAAGTCCATCACCGAAATTGGTGAAATCCTGCATCTGAGCGTAAAAACCGTCAGTACACACAAAACCCGTATCATGCAAAAAATGAATATGAGCAACCTGTCTGACCTCGTGCAATACGCGGTAGCACACCACCTCCTGCAGCCGCAGGCCTGA
- a CDS encoding universal stress protein has protein sequence MYSRILLPTDGSELSHACVAAGLEFAQQLKAEVVAVFVAGNYQYPLYVDILPPNGPTEEEYQAAMQTLAESYLQPVREAAAAAGLPYQEVIQFNDSTAKEIVHTAQEYACDLIFMGSHGRSGLGQFILGSVTTKVLSLCLIPVLVHRIKHH, from the coding sequence ATGTACTCCAGAATCTTGTTACCCACCGATGGCTCTGAACTGTCACATGCCTGTGTTGCAGCAGGGCTGGAATTTGCCCAGCAATTAAAGGCAGAAGTCGTCGCCGTTTTTGTTGCGGGCAACTATCAGTATCCACTCTATGTGGACATACTTCCTCCCAATGGACCAACTGAAGAAGAATATCAGGCTGCCATGCAGACCCTGGCTGAAAGTTATCTGCAACCCGTCAGGGAGGCCGCTGCCGCCGCTGGCCTGCCCTATCAGGAAGTCATACAATTCAATGATTCCACGGCCAAGGAAATCGTCCACACTGCGCAAGAATATGCCTGCGACCTGATCTTCATGGGTTCACATGGCCGCAGCGGTCTGGGGCAATTCATCCTCGGCAGTGTCACTACCAAGGTCTTGTCACTTTGCCTGATACCTGTGCTGGTACATAGAATAAAGCATCACTAA